CGAACGCAGTCGCTGGTGACGCGCGATCCGGAAGGCGGCGTCGACCTGGAATTCCTCGTGGTCGAGGAATTGCTGGCCTATAACGCTCGGGAGGGCGAGCAACTGAGGGTCTCGGGCCGCAAGATCCGGCTGCAGCCCAAGGCGGCGGAGACGTTCGCGCTGGCGATTCACGAGCTTGCGACCAACGCCCTGAAATATGGCGCGCTGAGCCAGATGGCGGGACGGATCGAGGTGTCCTGGCGCATCGATGATGCGGCCGACCCGCGGCAGCTGGTGTTCGATTGGCGCGAGCGGGGCGGACCCGCGGTGACGCCGCCGAGCCGCAGGGGATTTGGATCAGAGCTGCTGGAGCGGACGCTGGCGTTCGAGTTCAAGGGCAAGAGCACACTCGATTTCAATCCGTCGGGACTTCACTGCATGATCGCGATACCGATGAGCCCGCAGGCCATCCATACGCCGAGCGTGGGGAGTTGAGATGCATTCCCCGATGCTCGAGGGGAATCTGGCGCAACCGGTGATCCGGCGGCTCAATGCCTTGCGCCAATTGTCCGAGCGAGGGATCGCCCTCCTGCAGCAGGCAATCCAGGAAGGGTTGCAGCGTGCCCGCCCGGGCGAAGACCTCGTCAGCGAGGGCGATCCGATCGACGGCGTCAGGATCATCCTGTCGGGCTGGCTCGCCCGCTACAAGACGCTGGAGGACGGCCGCCGCCAGATCGTCAATTTTGTTTTGCCTGGCGATTGCTGCGATGCCTGCGTCTATCTGTTGTCGGTGATGGATCACTCGATCGGCGCTCTGACCTCCGTAACCTATGCCGCGATCGGACGCGCCGCGTTCGAACAGCTCCTGGCGAGCGATCGCTCGCTGGAGGAAGCCATGTGGTGCGAAACCATGGTGAACAGCGCGATCCAGCGGGAATGGACCGTCAATATCGGCCGGCGCGTGGCGCTTGAGCGGGTCGCACACCTCTTATGCGAGCTCTACGAGCGGCTGCTTCCGGTCGGAATGATCGACGACGATTCCTGTGTGTTCCCGGTCAC
This Bradyrhizobium sp. CCBAU 53421 DNA region includes the following protein-coding sequences:
- a CDS encoding Crp/Fnr family transcriptional regulator; the protein is MHSPMLEGNLAQPVIRRLNALRQLSERGIALLQQAIQEGLQRARPGEDLVSEGDPIDGVRIILSGWLARYKTLEDGRRQIVNFVLPGDCCDACVYLLSVMDHSIGALTSVTYAAIGRAAFEQLLASDRSLEEAMWCETMVNSAIQREWTVNIGRRVALERVAHLLCELYERLLPVGMIDDDSCVFPVTQMDLADATGLSVVHVNRTLQELRSSGLIVLRDRTLTITDLKVLKDTALFSADYLHTKRRC